ATGAGTTCTATACAAAAGCCAGTCCAGACAGCTAGGTTTCACACGTTCTTTGCATTTGGGCCCCAGGAAAGTCGCATGGATCCAAACCATGCCTCCTGGGATAACCTCTAGTCATCCCTTGCCAATTGAATGGCAGAAGGCTTTTTGTACCTGGCTAGCGCCTCACATTCCAAGAAATATAATACTCCAACTTTGCTAGACACTGGCCACCCTCTTTAAGGTACAAACAGCCAAGGGAGTCCTCAACATGCTGGAATAATCCAGAGAGCTTTGAGCAGAACTTATCACAGGCAGGACAAATGTAATCGCCGGCTGTATCAATATACTTGCGACTCTGGTAGCACTGACGAGCCAGACGGTTAATATCATCAATGTCTGTTCCGGAGGGACAGCTGCCTGACTCGAGATGGATCAACATGCCAGAGAAAGTCTTGAAGGACTGGTGGCACCCGTAGCATTGCAAATTCCTAGCCTGGTGgcgctgctgatgctgcaggTCAAGAATAGTCAGCGACATCTGTAGATAACGTTATGGACGTCAACTTGCCATTCGCAGGTTGTTCTCGTTGTCAAAGTATTTGCCGCAAATGCCACACAGATTGTGATAGTCGATGCGATGAGCCTTTAGTTCCAAAGCGGTATCAAATCGAGGTCGAGAAGAGCATAGGGTACAGATGTGGCTGTGGACTGGGGAGTCAAACAGATGCTGATTCTTTGCAGTCGTAGAAACGAAAACCCTCCTGCACGTTTCGCACCATTCATGGCGACTGGTGTATCGACAATGATCATACAGTGCCTTTTCGGTTTCAAACCACCTATCGCAAAGGAGGCATTTATAGTCTTCGCCGTCGTAGTAGAGATGGGGTCCTAGCGACATTTTACTGTGCCAGAGACTGGGATTGAGTAAATTTCAGAAGATCAATGCTCTCTCTGAGCCGGGCTTAATTAGGTAGAACCTAGCGCGTTGTCAGTGGACTGTTCTAGTGAATGGATCGAGGGAACAGACATTTAACTACTCCTTGTTGAAGTTAGGCGCCAGCAAACAGAAGTACCAGTTGCCCTGCATTGCAAACGAAGGACAAAGGATCCTTCAATGTATCAGGTACATAAAGTCCATGACACCTTAGGATGAGGGGTTAGTATAAAGCAATTTATTACTGCTCACCCTCTGCTCCCATGACATTATATAGTCCACCTAACAAGCATTAGCCAAGATATACCGCAACCAAGCGGAAAGTCGACTGAGCGTTTGAGAGAGGCCAAGCACTTCAAATACTGGCGGAAGAATTTCACGAGCCTAGGCTCATAATTGTCTGTCTCATAATCACAAATTTGCATGGAGTAAGGCTCTAATGCTCATTCTATATTCTGCACATTTGACAAGTAGACATAGCAAGCTAAGACATACTACAGGGTGGGAGAAtggggaggaagaaagagtgTCGCGCGAGTCCATTCTCAGGCCAACTCGCCCTATCTTCAATATATACATGTAGAGGCACGATAAATGGCGATATGTACCCATACTCAAATATGATCCATACATCATGAAGGAAATGTCGAAACTCCTGGAAGGTATATTTGACGAACAGCTTTTGATATCCAGTTTGCAAACCATATACAAAC
The Aspergillus fumigatus Af293 chromosome 4, whole genome shotgun sequence DNA segment above includes these coding regions:
- a CDS encoding putative C2H2 finger domain protein, which translates into the protein MSLTILDLQHQQRHQARNLQCYGCHQSFKTFSGMLIHLESGSCPSGTDIDDINRLARQCYQSRKYIDTAGDYICPACDKFCSKLSGLFQHVEDSLGCLYLKEGGQCLAKLEYYISWNVRR